DNA from Triticum aestivum cultivar Chinese Spring chromosome 7D, IWGSC CS RefSeq v2.1, whole genome shotgun sequence:
ataggTTTGCAGTAtatggcaaaaaaaaaaacaaatgcaCACAGAATTATTTTTAGCATACAGTGAATTCTTTTCCAAATATTCAATGGCTTTTTTCGCATacagtgaatattttttaaaatacacACCAAATATTTTTTTGAGCATATGAcgaatattttttatatacataaaaTGTTTAAATATATGATGACCATTTGTTAATACACAACAAATATTCTTTGAATAAATGGTGTACTTATTTTAATATACACAGAGCTTTTATAAAAACATATACCGAACAAATTTTTAAAATATAATTTTCTATTTTAATTAGATTATATAAAATCTATCATCTAGAAAACAATAGCTATTTGTGGTGAAAATCtgaataaaaaaagaagagaaaactaTAAACAAATAGCTTCGTGGCCAAAGTTGACCGGCTCATTCGCGTAGGCTTCAGCGAACCTACTTCTTGTTGACGCACACGAGCGTCAACTATGGGGTCTGCCATGTCTCGTTTATATCTAAACCTAGGTTGCGCTCTTAAATGGCTCGGCGCAGTGAGGGTGGCCACAGGCCACTGCcttgttttttcttttctctgttttttttctctatttctttcctgtttttgttttcatttttttgctaTCATTTTTATATTTACTTAAATTTCCAAATGTTTTAAATATATATGTTACCAAACCATTTAcataaaatatttgaaaaaaatgtcaaccaagcatttggaaaatgttaaatgtgaatGGAATTTTTTTCTCATgaatacaaaaaatatacaatgtgtatgaaaaaagttaaTCACGTATTTCAAAAATTGTTAATTaatcattaaaaaatgttaatcaaatatttgaaaatattaATAAAGCATTCGAAAAATGTTTAATGCGTATAGAAATATTGTTTGTCATGTATACtgcaaatatatataaaaaatgtgtatGTAATAATTCTTGATCATGTACTTAAACAATGTTAAACGTGTATTTAAAATGTTCTTGGTGTGTACAAACAATGTACTGTGTGAAAAAAAATGGTTGTTGTCATTAAAAAAAAATTTTGCCGTGTATTGAATTTTTACcacgtattcaaaaaatgttaatcttatATATTTTAAAATGTTAGAAGTGTACATAAAAATGTATTACATATATAACAAATTAGTTTtcaaaaagtgttaatcatgtatttaaaaaatgttaaatgtgtagatAAAATATTTTTTAATGTATACAGAAAATATAGAATGTGTACTGAAAAAATTGTCATGTGTTTTACAAAAACAAAACCATTGAAAATCGACAAATAAACAAAGAAACCCTAGAGAAGTAAAAAAAAGACAAACAAAACAGAAAACGAAAGACATCCAAAGAAAACCAATGCAAAAGAGTGAAAACCGAAAAAGAAACAAAGATGGCCTTTGAAACTAAAAAGGAAAACTAAAGAAAGAAACCAAAAACCACAGAGAATAGGCACCAAGCAAACAAGAGATAAACCGTGCAAAAAGAGAAAGAACCGaggaagaaacaaaagaaaacaactaaacaagaaaaCCTGAGGAAAACAGTCCAAAAAGAAAACAAGCAGAAGAAAAGTGCCATCCAAATACCTACGCGGGGAGAAAATCCTTCAGGCGAGGGGAGCCTCTATATCACTGTAAGCGAGATATAGCAGCTCGCGTGAACTAGCAGCTCTGCAATGCAACATAAGATTACAAGAAAAATCAAACATGAGGGCCTTCGGCGAGTGAGCCTTTGGCACTTTGTTCGGGCCTTCACGCAGAAATAATGTGTTTTCTTTGTGTGCATATCCCTACAAGTTAGGAATAATtatcctcaaaaaaaaaagttaGAACTAATGTGTTTTCACCCCTAAAAAACCAGGACTGAACTTCCATGGAGCACAAAACATGAGGGCGTCAGCCAGAAGAGAAGCTGATAATTAAAGCACCAAACTCTTCTACTGGTAGTTCAACAACAGCATACATTACAACAAGTCCAAACAAACAATACGGTTCATACACGCTACGACATCCCGGATAATGGTGCACGACAAGTTCAACCCTTCTCAAATCTCAAAGGTACTAGAAATCTAAGACGAACCGGACTATCTCACAGACAAAGCGGCGCTACAAGCTCCATCGATCGGCCATGGTACCGGGCACTAAACGAGGCGCTAGTGCCTACTGCTTGCCCTTGCCAGTGTTGATGACTCTGACAGCGTTGTTCACGCCAGCGGTTTTCTCATTTGGGATCGCTCCGCCCTCTGGAAGATCGAACTTGCGGCGGTTGAACGACCTCTGCTTCCCTGGTGGCTGCGGGTCCACGATCTCCAGCATGCTCTCCAGTTCCTCCAGCATAGATTTCTTCGCCGTCCTCACCATGAAGTCAGGTCCCTGGGCAGAGAGGGAATAAGATTAGTTGCCAAGGAATAAGGTTACTGAAAGATAATGCAATGATAGGAAGCACCCCATAAAGGACTGAAAGATAACAGAAGAATATGCTGGCTATTTCGAGTTCGGAAATTATGAGAGTTATAAACACAGCAGCAGATGAATTGGCACATAGGTCGTAGGAGCATCATTTCAGTTCACAAGCTCCTCCGGGAGCAAAGGCGGGATGACAGAAAATTATTCAGTTATCACAAGAAATTCCAAGACTGCATTCTCCTTCACTACACTCAATAAAAACATGGCCTTAGAAATCATAAGCTGAAACAAAAGCTTAAATGCCCAGAGGCACCCGCACTTGATATACCATTACCAGGGGCATCATTCGGTAGAAAATATAACAACTGGGAAACATGCAGCGGCGCCGAATGTAATAATATTATCTCATACTTGGACCTAATGAAGCATCCAAGATACTACTGAGAACAGAGATCAAACATTACTCGTCAATATGATATTTATTTCTATAGTGAGGAGTGCTGACACCCATTCTAGCACATTTATTGAAAAAAAATATGTGTTAACAGGATCTACATACTTGGTTGAGCACATATACATGCACACTCATCAGTGACAAGAACAGATGTTCAATAGCATGTTAATCTTTGTAGTGAGCTTTGATTTATTTTTTCAATGATGACGCATCGCTAACCAATACCTTCAGACACTAAAGCACTGCTAGAAAATCATACTTATGTACAGAACCCTGATAGACCATCCTCAAACCAACAATGTACTGTACTAACTAGCAAGTAAATTTCAAATTCACAACAGCCATGGCAATGACGAACAGGTGATGGCAGAGATCATCTCAAGTGCATACATATGTTGGACAGATGCTCAGCTAAATAGCATGTTAATCATCCTGGTGTGATTTGATTATTTTTTGTCTCACAAGTAATAGTGTTAACCAGTGTATGCAGTAACTGAATTTCAAATCCACAACACAGCAATGGCATTCAGCAATCAGCAATGATAAACAGGTCATGACAGGGCTCACCTCGAGCGCGTCGACAGTGAGGAGCAGGACAATGATCTTCTCGGAGAACCTCTGGCGCTCCTCGTGGTCATGCGAGAGGCGGCGCCTGTAGGAGAGGTTGTAGAAGAGGGACCTGAGCTCCTTGAGCTTGGCCTTGGCCACGGCGAGATCGCGCAGGCAGCGGAGCACCTGGGAGCGGTGGGCGAGGTGCGCCCTgtagttcatctggatgagcagcGCGGCGTCCTGCGGCGACAGCTCCTTGGCCTTCCCCTTGCCGTTCCCCATGGCAAAAGCCTGCATCATCAGAACAGAAGGGAAACAAATGTCAGGCGGTCAGTACATTGCTAGGAGGCAGGATTCTCAAGCTGATATCATTCAGATTTCAGAGCAGAGCAGAGTCTACATATAGCCAGTACTAGCACAGATCTAGACTGTGGACACTAGCATCCAACTGAAATTCCAACCTTTCTCTTAAATTTAACCAGAGATACGCATGGATCTGTCGGAAATCTACTGGGAATCAATCACACATTTCGTTCAGATCGGGCCACAGAACCCAAACCCCCcgaaaaatctcatcttttctgCGGAGTACCTTGCGGATGGCGTCGCATCCGGCGGTGTTGTCCTCGGGGATCTCCTCGATCTGGACGCACGTCCTCGCcggcttcttcttcgtcttcttgtcatcctccttgatcttcttgggctTCTCCGGCCTGCGCTCCTCGACCTCCAGCTCATCGTCGTCGTCGGAGGCGGTGAAGTCCTCCTCCCAGGTGTATGCGTGCGACCATGGCTGGAGCGAGCCCTTGCCCTTGATCTCGGTGCCCCACTTGGTCTTGGCCTTGCCGCCGGGCTTGGACTTGGCCTCCCACCTCCACTTGCGGTCGAAGCCGTCGTCGTTGGGGGAGGCGAGCTCCGCCTCCCACTTGAGCGCCCGGCCCCCGCCGCGCGGCTTGTCCTCCGCCGTCCACTTCACCTTGCGGCCGCCGGGCTCCGTGGCGGCGTAGGTGTACTTGCGGCGCGCGGGCTGCGGGGCGGCCGCGCGGGCGGCGCGGGCAGCGAGCTCGAGCGCGGCGACGCGGTCCGTGAGGTCGTGGAGGAGGAAGGCGTGCGGGGAGGGGATGGGGGGTGGGGCGAAGAAGGGGTCGGCGGGGAGGTAGAGGTCGAGGAGGTCGGGGTGGTGGGGGAAGNNNNNNNNNNNNNNNNNNNNNNNNNNNNNNNNNNNNNNNNNNNNNNNNNNNNNNNNNNNNNNNNNNNNNNNNNNNNNNNNNNNNNNNNNNNNNNNNNNNNNNNNNNNNNNNNNNNNNNNNNNNNNNNNNNNNNNNNNNNNNNNNNNNNNNNNNNNNNNNNNNNNNNNNNNNNNNNNNNNNNNNNNNNNNNNNNNNNNNNNNNNNNNNNNNNNNNNNNNNNNNNNNNNNNNNNNNNNNNNNNNNNNNNNNNNNGGGAAGGGGAAGAAGGGGTCGTCGAGCAGGCGCATCAGGTGGCGGTGGGAGGAGCCcatggcggcggctggcggcggagggcggcgacggtggcgctggGAGTGGGAGGGAGTGTCGCTGTCCGGATGACTGGTCGGTGTCAGCTGGGC
Protein-coding regions in this window:
- the LOC123164915 gene encoding BAG family molecular chaperone regulator 7 (The sequence of the model RefSeq protein was modified relative to this genomic sequence to represent the inferred CDS: added 72 bases not found in genome assembly), producing MGSSHRHLMRLLDDPFFPFPPPPPTSSLSSSCPFLPPPPPSPFAFPHHPDLLDLYLPADPFFAPPPIPSPHAFLLHDLTDRVAALELAARAARAAAPQPARRKYTYAATEPGGRKVKWTAEDKPRGGGRALKWEAELASPNDDGFDRKWRWEAKSKPGGKAKTKWGTEIKGKGSLQPWSHAYTWEEDFTASDDDDELEVEERRPEKPKKIKEDDKKTKKKPARTCVQIEEIPEDNTAGCDAIRKAFAMGNGKGKAKELSPQDAALLIQMNYRAHLAHRSQVLRCLRDLAVAKAKLKELRSLFYNLSYRRRLSHDHEERQRFSEKIIVLLLTVDALEGPDFMVRTAKKSMLEELESMLEIVDPQPPGKQRSFNRRKFDLPEGGAIPNEKTAGVNNAVRVINTGKGKQ